Part of the Deltaproteobacteria bacterium genome is shown below.
CGCTGCGCGCGGCGATCCCCGACATCGCGATCACCACGGACATCCTTACCGGCTACTGCGGTGAAACGGATGCCGACCACGCCGACACGTTGGCGCTGATGCGCGAGGTACGGTTCGACAGCGCGTTCATGTTCCTGTATTCGGAACGCGCGGGCACCTACGCGGCGCGCCGCCTTGCGGACGACGTGCCGCTCGAGGTCAAGAAGGCCCGCCTCCAGCAGATCATCGCGCTACAGGAGCAGATCTCGACCGAGCGGTTCGCCGCGCGTATCGGGCGGATCGAGCGCGTGTTGATCCACGGGCGGTCCAAACGGCGCCCGGATCAGCTCGTCGGCCGCACCGACGGGTTCAAGGCGGTCATCTTGCCCGCCGACGCCGGCCGACCGGGCGACTTCGTCGACGTGCTCATCGAGCGCGCCACGATGGCGACGCTGTTCGGCCGCGTCGTGCCGGCGCGCGCGTGACGAAGCGGTCAGCTCGGCAGCCGCTCGGCCGCCTCGATCGACGCAGCCGTCTCGACGTCCAGCGCGAGCCCGTCGCGCAACCGGTCCAAAAAGGTCCGCTCGTCCGGCGCGAACTCGCGGTCGACCATCGCCAGCCTCACCGCGGCGCGATAGATGCCTTCGCGGGCGGAGCGATCCAGCGTCGCAAGGCTCCCCGCGTCGAACGGCACCGGACCGTCCAGGTATGAGAGCGCGGCATCGCGATCGGCGTCGGGCATGTCGGCCATACCGATCAGCTTGCGCATCGCCTGCGCCTCCTGCACCGCCAGCCGCCCGTCGGCCCACGCGAGGCCGGCCCACACGCGGATCACCTCGAGAAACGGGTTGTCTGCCATGTTGTCTCCTCGCGGAACGGTCGGCCGGCCCGAGCCATCCGCGCGGTCCGACGGCGCGGGCGGAAATCGGTTGGCGCGGGCGTCGATCGGATCGCCGACAGTCGACCGGAGCGCGGCATGGCTAAAGCGGCACCTCGACGCCGACGCGCTCGGCGACCAGGCGGCGAATCGTGTCGCGCAGGTCGTCGCCGGCCGCCGTCCGCCACCGGCCGGTCGCGTCGTCGTAGTCGAACTTCCACGCGCTGGCCACCGCGGCCATCCAGATCTGCCGTGCCGCCCGGTGCGTGTTGATCACGACTTTGACGCCGTCGCGCAGTTCGAGCGTGAGCACGCCGTCGGAAGACGACACCTCGACATCATCCGGATCCACGTCCTCGAAGGCGTCCTCGATCGCCCGCAACTCCGCGCGCCCCAACTGGTCGAACCTGGTCTCGTCCATCGGATCGTCCGCTCTTATACTCCGGTTTTTTGTACTATAGAAGGCCTCTCGTGGCCGATACCTCCGACGACAAGGATGCGGTTCCCGAGACGCTCGTGCCGAGCCTCAAATTGAGCGTGCACGCGCTCGCCACCACGGGCGCGCGCGGCGTGAACCCGGCCGAGATCGCCGCGCGCGCGGCCGCGGCCGCCGCGTCGCCGACGACTCCAGCGCGTAAGCTGCGCGGTGCACGCGTCGGCGACGTGGTCGGCGACCGCTACGTCGTCGAGGGCACGCTCGGCCGCGGCGGCATGGGCCGCGTCCTGCGCGTGCGCCACCAGGCGTTGGGCAAGGCGTTCGCGCTCAAGCTCATCAAAGTCCCGATTGCCAACAGCCCGCGCATCCGCGAGATGTTTTACCGCGAGGCGCGACTGGCGTCGGCGCTTTCGCACTTGAATATCTGCTCGGTCGTCGATTTCGGCGAGGACGATGAGTTCGGCCTGTTCATGGTCATGGAACTGCTCGAGGGCAAGACGTTGTTCAAAAAGATCGAGCACGATGGCCGGCTCGCTCCACGCGTCGCGTGCGACGTGATCTGGCAGGTCGCCGACGCGCTTCGTTACATCCATGGCCGCGCG
Proteins encoded:
- a CDS encoding TerB family tellurite resistance protein; translated protein: MADNPFLEVIRVWAGLAWADGRLAVQEAQAMRKLIGMADMPDADRDAALSYLDGPVPFDAGSLATLDRSAREGIYRAAVRLAMVDREFAPDERTFLDRLRDGLALDVETAASIEAAERLPS
- the cyaY gene encoding iron donor protein CyaY, with the protein product MDETRFDQLGRAELRAIEDAFEDVDPDDVEVSSSDGVLTLELRDGVKVVINTHRAARQIWMAAVASAWKFDYDDATGRWRTAAGDDLRDTIRRLVAERVGVEVPL